Proteins co-encoded in one Cupriavidus taiwanensis genomic window:
- a CDS encoding SulP family inorganic anion transporter, whose product MIALREAWLAGLFRRGNWLPNLVSGVIVGVVALPLAMAFAIASGAKPEQGLYTAIVAGLAVSLLGGSRLQIAGPTGAFIVVLAAVTARHGIDGLQIATLMAGLILLAMGLTRLGSVIRYIPAPVIVGFTAGIGVIIFVGQWRDFFGLPPVAGAHFHEKLWHLLQALPQWHPATTALALGSLALVVGAPRVRWLRRVPGPLVALVVATAAQALFRFDGVATIGTAFGGLPRGLPVPALPDITLARVLELAGPAFTIAMLGAIESLLSAVVADGMAGTRHDSNQELVGQGIANVLAPLFGGFAATGAIARTATNIRNGGNSPLAGVVHALTLVLVLLFLAPLAASVPLAALAAILFVVAYNMSEMRQFARMVRRAPRADVAILLITFTLTVLTDLVVAVNIGVILAMLQFLRRMSASVEVAPQAAEAVARELGDAGTDAAPMPPGVLVYVIDGPFFFGAVEACERALVQTHTEPRVLLVRLGRVPFMDMTGLQTLEAVIVTLQKRGVAVVLSEANAKVREKLARAGVLAALGEGNYADSLAQAAQRCAALAAHEPGAGNAPR is encoded by the coding sequence ATGATTGCGCTGCGCGAAGCTTGGCTGGCCGGATTGTTCCGCCGCGGCAACTGGCTGCCGAACCTGGTGTCGGGCGTGATCGTGGGGGTGGTGGCGCTGCCGCTGGCGATGGCGTTCGCGATTGCCTCGGGCGCCAAGCCGGAGCAGGGCTTGTACACGGCCATCGTGGCCGGGCTGGCGGTGTCGCTGCTCGGCGGCAGCCGGCTGCAGATCGCCGGGCCCACCGGCGCGTTTATCGTGGTGCTGGCCGCGGTGACGGCGCGCCACGGCATCGATGGCCTGCAGATCGCCACGCTGATGGCGGGCCTGATCCTGCTGGCGATGGGGCTGACACGGCTGGGCAGCGTGATCCGCTATATTCCCGCGCCGGTGATCGTCGGCTTCACCGCCGGCATCGGCGTGATCATCTTTGTCGGCCAGTGGCGCGATTTCTTCGGGCTGCCGCCGGTGGCCGGCGCGCATTTCCATGAAAAGCTCTGGCACCTGCTGCAGGCGCTGCCGCAATGGCACCCGGCCACCACCGCGCTGGCGCTGGGCAGCCTGGCGCTGGTGGTGGGCGCGCCCCGCGTGCGCTGGCTGCGGCGCGTGCCGGGGCCGCTGGTGGCGCTGGTGGTGGCGACCGCGGCGCAGGCGCTGTTCCGCTTCGACGGCGTCGCCACCATCGGCACCGCCTTCGGCGGCCTGCCGCGCGGCCTGCCGGTGCCGGCATTGCCGGACATCACGCTGGCGCGCGTGCTGGAGCTGGCCGGGCCCGCCTTCACCATCGCCATGCTCGGCGCGATCGAATCCCTGCTGTCCGCGGTGGTGGCCGACGGCATGGCCGGCACCCGGCATGATTCCAACCAGGAGCTGGTGGGCCAGGGCATCGCCAACGTGCTGGCACCGCTGTTCGGCGGGTTTGCCGCCACCGGCGCAATCGCGCGCACCGCCACCAATATCCGCAACGGCGGCAACAGCCCGCTGGCCGGCGTGGTGCACGCGCTCACGCTGGTGCTGGTGCTGCTGTTCCTGGCGCCGCTCGCGGCCAGCGTGCCGCTGGCCGCGCTGGCCGCAATCCTGTTCGTGGTCGCCTACAACATGAGCGAGATGCGCCAGTTTGCGCGCATGGTGCGGCGCGCCCCGCGCGCCGATGTCGCGATCCTGCTGATCACCTTTACGCTGACCGTGCTGACCGACCTGGTGGTGGCGGTCAATATCGGCGTGATCCTGGCCATGCTGCAGTTCCTGCGGCGCATGTCGGCATCGGTGGAGGTCGCACCCCAGGCCGCCGAGGCGGTGGCGCGCGAACTGGGCGATGCGGGCACCGACGCGGCCCCGATGCCGCCGGGCGTGCTGGTCTATGTCATCGACGGTCCGTTCTTCTTCGGTGCGGTCGAGGCGTGCGAGCGCGCGCTGGTGCAGACCCATACCGAGCCGCGCGTGCTGCTGGTCCGCCTGGGCCGCGTGCCCTTCATGGACATGACCGGCCTGCAGACGCTCGAAGCGGTGATCGTCACGCTGCAGAAGCGCGGCGTCGCGGTGGTGCTGTCCGAAGCCAACGCAAAGGTGCGGGAAAAGCTGGCGCGCGCCGGCGTGCTGGCGGCGCTGGGCGAGGGCAACTACGCGGATTCGCTGGCGCAGGCGGCGCAACGCTGCGCCGCGCTGGCCGCGCACGAGCCAGGCGCGGGCAACGCCCCGCGCTGA
- a CDS encoding universal stress protein, with product MYRHLLVPTDGSARADAMVGRAMAFASRIGARVTGLHVIPEYHVLTYRLTSLQDTKSSFTAEAARHADDFLAALSHSAAQAGVPCDTLTATDDHPWQAIIACAQQRECDLIVMSSHGKRGLQALLIGSETHKVLTHSTIPVLVFR from the coding sequence ATGTACAGGCACCTCCTAGTACCGACCGACGGCTCCGCGCGCGCCGATGCCATGGTGGGCCGCGCCATGGCCTTCGCCAGCCGCATCGGCGCCCGCGTGACCGGGCTGCATGTGATTCCCGAGTACCACGTGCTGACCTACCGGCTCACCAGCCTGCAAGACACCAAGAGCAGCTTCACGGCCGAAGCCGCGCGCCACGCCGACGACTTCCTGGCCGCGCTCAGCCACAGCGCGGCGCAGGCCGGCGTGCCGTGCGACACCCTCACCGCCACCGACGACCATCCCTGGCAGGCCATCATCGCGTGCGCGCAGCAGCGCGAGTGCGACCTGATCGTGATGTCGTCGCATGGCAAGCGCGGGCTGCAGGCCCTGCTGATCGGCAGCGAGACACACAAGGTGCTGACCCACAGCACGATCCCGGTGCTGGTCTTCCGCTAG
- a CDS encoding peroxiredoxin, translating to MAIRLGEQAPDFTADTTEGQISFHEWIGDGWAILFSHPKDFTPVCTTELGYMARLKPEFDKRNTKIIGLSIDPVGDHQRWVKDIEETQGCTVNYPMIGDADLKVAKLYDMIHPEASGGGPRTAVDNATIRSVFIIGPDKKVKAMLVYPMSAGRNFDEVLRLLDSLQLNAKHTVATPVNWKPGEDVIIPTSVSDEEASKKYPQGFKTHKPYLRTVAQPK from the coding sequence ATGGCGATTCGACTGGGCGAGCAAGCCCCTGATTTCACCGCCGACACCACGGAAGGCCAGATCAGCTTCCATGAGTGGATCGGCGACGGCTGGGCCATCCTGTTCTCGCATCCCAAGGACTTCACGCCGGTGTGCACCACCGAGCTGGGCTACATGGCCCGGCTCAAGCCCGAGTTCGACAAGCGCAATACCAAGATCATCGGACTGAGCATCGATCCGGTGGGCGACCACCAGCGCTGGGTCAAGGACATCGAGGAAACGCAGGGCTGTACCGTCAACTACCCGATGATCGGCGATGCCGACCTGAAGGTTGCCAAGCTCTACGACATGATCCACCCCGAGGCCAGCGGCGGCGGCCCGCGCACCGCGGTGGACAACGCCACCATCCGCTCGGTGTTCATCATCGGCCCGGACAAGAAGGTGAAGGCGATGCTGGTGTACCCGATGAGCGCGGGACGCAATTTCGACGAGGTGCTGCGGCTGCTGGATTCGCTGCAGCTCAACGCGAAGCACACCGTGGCCACGCCGGTGAACTGGAAGCCGGGCGAGGACGTCATCATCCCGACCTCGGTCTCGGACGAGGAAGCCAGCAAGAAATACCCGCAGGGCTTCAAAACGCACAAGCCCTACCTGCGCACGGTGGCACAGCCCAAGTAG
- a CDS encoding chemotaxis protein → MSSSMRDIDERTNLTNNNQFELLLFRLGEAEHSGQSELFGINVFKVREILVMPPVTTVVGADPSILGMADIRGQVIPVIDLPRLVGCKPRGGLGILLVTEYARSTQGFAVEAVEEIVRLEWNQVHSAEASVRTGHVTSIAKLEGGADGAGGGAEAARLVQVLDVEQILRDVLPTRQPDVDPGEVGPQLQLRPGARVIAADDSALARGLIEQGLKALGAPVVMTKSGKEAWELLDRIAAETASQGRPVQDEVALVLTDLEMPEMDGFTLTRKIRADSRLKSLPVVIHSSLSGEASEEHVRKVGADAYVAKFVAKELADTIRAVLTR, encoded by the coding sequence ATGAGCAGTTCCATGAGGGACATCGACGAACGGACTAACCTCACCAACAACAACCAGTTCGAGCTGCTGCTGTTCCGGCTCGGCGAGGCCGAACATTCCGGCCAGTCGGAGTTGTTCGGCATCAACGTCTTCAAGGTGCGCGAAATCCTGGTGATGCCGCCGGTGACGACCGTGGTCGGTGCCGACCCGTCGATCCTCGGTATGGCGGACATCCGCGGCCAGGTGATCCCGGTGATCGACCTGCCGCGGCTGGTCGGCTGCAAGCCGCGCGGCGGCCTGGGCATCCTGCTGGTGACCGAATACGCCCGCTCGACCCAGGGCTTCGCGGTCGAAGCGGTCGAGGAGATCGTACGGCTGGAATGGAACCAGGTGCATTCGGCCGAGGCCAGCGTGCGCACCGGCCATGTGACCAGCATCGCCAAGCTGGAAGGCGGCGCGGATGGGGCCGGCGGCGGCGCGGAAGCGGCACGCCTGGTGCAGGTACTGGATGTCGAGCAGATCCTGCGCGACGTTCTGCCCACGCGCCAGCCTGACGTGGATCCGGGCGAGGTCGGGCCGCAGCTGCAACTGCGCCCGGGCGCCAGGGTGATCGCCGCCGACGACTCCGCGCTGGCGCGCGGGCTGATCGAGCAGGGCCTGAAGGCGCTGGGCGCGCCGGTGGTGATGACCAAGTCGGGCAAGGAGGCCTGGGAACTGCTGGACCGCATCGCCGCCGAGACCGCCAGCCAGGGCCGCCCGGTCCAGGACGAGGTGGCGCTGGTACTGACCGACCTGGAAATGCCCGAGATGGACGGCTTTACGCTGACCCGCAAGATCAGGGCCGACAGCCGGCTGAAGTCGCTGCCGGTGGTGATTCACTCGTCACTGTCGGGCGAGGCCAGCGAAGAGCATGTGCGCAAGGTTGGCGCCGACGCCTACGTGGCCAAGTTTGTCGCCAAGGAACTGGCCGACACCATCCGCGCGGTGCTGACCCGTTGA
- a CDS encoding MoaD/ThiS family protein, with the protein MQVRIATPLFSYTGQREYVEARGASIAELLDDLERQFPGMRFRIVDEQGKLRPYIRVFVNRSQLMRLDAPLQETDEVHILQALAGG; encoded by the coding sequence ATGCAGGTCCGTATCGCGACGCCGCTGTTCTCCTATACCGGACAGCGCGAATATGTCGAGGCCCGTGGCGCCAGCATTGCGGAGCTGCTCGACGACCTCGAGCGCCAGTTTCCCGGCATGCGTTTTCGCATCGTCGACGAACAGGGCAAGCTGCGGCCGTATATCCGCGTCTTCGTCAACCGCAGCCAGCTGATGCGGCTCGATGCGCCGCTGCAGGAGACCGACGAGGTCCATATCCTGCAGGCTCTGGCCGGGGGCTAG
- a CDS encoding WD40/YVTN/BNR-like repeat-containing protein, with translation MTTSPMPETDTGPVRLLVATTKGAWFLTSDAARRSWRIDGPTFLGHTVHHIVQDPREPSRLLMAARTGHLGPTVFRSTDGGREWTEAARPPAFDKVPEGETGRVVDHVFWLTPGHASEPGTWYAGTSPQGLFRSADHGATWEPVRGFNDHPMWRAWTGGEQDGTPDGPKLHSVLVDPRDARHLYIGMSSGGVFESTDAGADWKPLNRGSIANFLPDPNPEYGQDPHCVLQHPADPDILYQQNHCGIYRMDRREGVWKRIGEAMPAEVGDIGFPIVAHRRDPRTVWVFPMDGSDVWPRVSPGGRPAAYVTRDGGETWQRQDRGLPAEQGWFTVKRQAMATDGHAPVGVYFGTTGGELWASADEGEAWQCIARNLPQIYAVSVARPA, from the coding sequence ATGACGACTTCCCCCATGCCTGAAACGGATACCGGCCCGGTCCGCCTGCTGGTGGCCACCACCAAGGGCGCCTGGTTCCTGACCAGCGACGCCGCGCGCCGCAGCTGGCGGATCGACGGCCCGACCTTCCTCGGCCATACCGTCCACCATATCGTGCAGGACCCGCGCGAGCCGTCGCGGCTGCTGATGGCGGCCCGCACCGGCCACCTGGGCCCGACCGTGTTCCGCTCCACCGACGGCGGCCGCGAGTGGACCGAGGCGGCGCGCCCGCCCGCCTTCGACAAGGTGCCGGAGGGCGAGACCGGCCGCGTCGTCGACCACGTGTTCTGGCTCACTCCCGGCCATGCCAGCGAGCCCGGCACGTGGTACGCCGGCACCTCGCCGCAGGGCCTGTTCCGCAGTGCCGACCATGGCGCCACCTGGGAGCCGGTGCGCGGCTTCAACGACCATCCGATGTGGCGCGCCTGGACCGGCGGCGAGCAGGACGGCACCCCCGACGGGCCCAAGCTGCATTCCGTGCTGGTCGATCCGCGCGATGCGCGCCACCTGTATATCGGCATGTCCAGCGGCGGCGTGTTCGAGAGCACCGACGCCGGCGCCGACTGGAAGCCGCTGAACCGCGGCAGCATCGCCAACTTCCTGCCCGATCCCAACCCGGAATACGGCCAGGACCCGCACTGCGTGCTGCAGCATCCCGCCGACCCCGACATCCTGTACCAGCAGAACCATTGCGGCATCTACCGGATGGACCGCCGCGAAGGCGTGTGGAAACGGATCGGCGAGGCCATGCCGGCCGAAGTCGGCGACATCGGCTTCCCGATCGTGGCGCACCGCCGCGACCCGCGCACGGTATGGGTGTTTCCGATGGACGGCAGCGATGTGTGGCCGCGCGTCAGCCCGGGCGGCCGGCCCGCGGCCTATGTCACGCGCGATGGCGGCGAGACCTGGCAGCGCCAGGACCGCGGCCTGCCGGCCGAACAGGGCTGGTTCACGGTCAAGCGGCAGGCCATGGCCACCGACGGCCATGCGCCGGTGGGCGTGTACTTCGGCACTACCGGCGGCGAACTGTGGGCCAGCGCGGACGAAGGCGAAGCCTGGCAATGCATCGCCCGCAACCTGCCGCAGATCTACGCGGTCAGCGTGGCGCGTCCGGCCTGA
- a CDS encoding N-acetyltransferase: protein MANFHALRLPAPALPRALELRIDVELAPAEIERELDALHGRMARPGDRLHAMPALPAGAPGLRLRYREADGEYYVYVEDVMQRRLAGYTVFNRLIEVGRRADSWVRAPHSKFAPAYQRRGLARALYRWALDGGLCLLSGARQSAGAHALWQALAPDYAMGFVDLRGKTLTWLGDAVDAATREGLHTRMLLLGRGWTLDAFMARTGMY, encoded by the coding sequence ATGGCGAATTTCCATGCCCTGCGCCTGCCGGCGCCGGCGCTGCCGCGCGCGCTCGAACTGCGCATCGACGTTGAACTGGCGCCCGCCGAGATCGAGCGCGAACTCGACGCCCTGCACGGCCGCATGGCCCGGCCGGGCGACCGTCTTCATGCCATGCCCGCCCTGCCGGCGGGCGCGCCAGGCCTGCGCCTGCGCTACCGCGAGGCCGACGGCGAGTACTACGTATATGTGGAAGACGTGATGCAGCGCCGGCTGGCCGGCTATACCGTGTTCAACCGGCTGATCGAGGTCGGCCGCCGGGCCGATTCCTGGGTGCGGGCGCCGCATAGCAAGTTTGCACCCGCTTACCAGCGCCGCGGCCTGGCGCGGGCGCTCTATCGCTGGGCGCTGGACGGCGGGCTATGCCTGCTGAGCGGCGCGCGACAGTCGGCCGGCGCCCACGCGCTATGGCAGGCCCTGGCCCCCGACTACGCCATGGGCTTTGTGGATTTGCGCGGCAAGACGCTGACGTGGCTCGGCGATGCGGTCGATGCCGCTACGCGCGAGGGCTTGCATACGCGGATGCTGCTGCTCGGGCGCGGCTGGACGCTGGATGCGTTCATGGCCCGCACCGGCATGTACTGA
- a CDS encoding NCS2 family permease, producing the protein MIEQPYPSPAAEADPARPHAPHVPEVKGRLDAFFEITARGSTQRQEVVAGVTTFMAMVYAVFVVPGMLGKAGFDTSAVFVAVCLTTAFGSLLMGLWARLPIAIGCAISLTAFMAFGLVLGQGLSPAVALGAVFLMGLIFTAISVTGVRSWILRNLPAGVAHGTGIGIGLFLLLIASNEVGLVVKNAHAGLPVALGKITSFPVVMSVLGLAAIFGLERRKVPGGILLVIIAISALGLAFDPAVKFTGVFALPSLSAPGHESLIGAMDVRGALSAAVLPSVLALVMTAVFDATGTIRAVAGQAGQLNAAGHIHNGGRALTADSVSSIFSGLFGGAPAAAYIESTVGVAAGAKTGLTAVVVGLLFVAVMFFSPLAALVPSYATAPALMYVGLLMLSSVSRLHMDDLVDALAGLVCAVFIVLTCNIVTGIMLGFCTLVVGRIVAGEWRKLNLGTVAIAVVLAAFYAGGWAI; encoded by the coding sequence ATGATCGAACAACCCTATCCGTCGCCCGCGGCGGAGGCCGATCCCGCACGCCCCCACGCCCCCCATGTCCCGGAAGTCAAAGGCCGGCTCGACGCATTCTTCGAGATCACCGCGCGCGGCAGCACCCAGCGCCAGGAAGTGGTGGCCGGGGTCACCACCTTCATGGCGATGGTCTACGCCGTCTTCGTCGTGCCGGGCATGCTGGGCAAGGCCGGCTTCGACACCAGCGCGGTCTTTGTCGCGGTGTGCCTGACCACGGCCTTCGGCTCGCTGCTGATGGGCCTGTGGGCCAGGCTGCCGATCGCCATCGGCTGCGCCATCTCGCTGACCGCGTTCATGGCTTTTGGCCTGGTGCTGGGTCAGGGCCTGTCGCCGGCGGTCGCGCTCGGCGCGGTGTTCCTGATGGGCCTGATCTTTACCGCGATCTCGGTCACTGGCGTGCGTTCCTGGATCCTGCGCAACCTGCCTGCCGGCGTTGCCCATGGCACCGGCATCGGCATCGGTTTGTTCCTGCTGCTGATCGCCTCGAATGAAGTCGGACTGGTGGTCAAGAACGCGCATGCCGGCCTGCCGGTAGCGCTGGGCAAGATCACCTCGTTCCCGGTGGTGATGTCGGTGCTGGGCCTGGCCGCGATCTTCGGGCTCGAACGCCGCAAGGTGCCGGGCGGCATCCTGCTGGTGATCATCGCCATCTCGGCGCTGGGTCTTGCCTTCGATCCGGCGGTGAAGTTCACCGGCGTGTTCGCGCTGCCGTCGCTGAGCGCACCGGGCCATGAGTCGCTGATCGGCGCCATGGACGTGCGCGGCGCGCTGAGCGCCGCCGTGCTGCCGAGCGTGCTGGCACTGGTGATGACCGCGGTGTTCGACGCCACCGGCACCATCCGCGCCGTCGCCGGGCAGGCCGGGCAGCTCAATGCCGCCGGCCATATCCACAACGGCGGGCGCGCGCTGACCGCGGACTCGGTCAGCTCGATCTTCTCGGGCCTGTTCGGCGGCGCCCCGGCCGCGGCCTATATCGAGTCGACCGTTGGCGTCGCCGCCGGCGCCAAGACCGGCCTGACCGCGGTGGTGGTGGGCCTGCTGTTCGTGGCGGTGATGTTCTTCTCGCCGCTGGCCGCGCTGGTCCCGTCCTACGCCACCGCGCCCGCGCTGATGTATGTGGGCCTGCTGATGCTGTCGAGCGTCAGCCGCCTGCACATGGATGACCTGGTCGATGCGCTGGCCGGCCTGGTCTGCGCCGTGTTCATCGTGCTGACCTGCAATATCGTCACCGGCATCATGCTCGGCTTCTGCACCCTGGTGGTGGGTCGCATCGTGGCCGGCGAATGGCGCAAGCTCAATCTCGGCACCGTGGCGATCGCGGTGGTGCTGGCGGCGTTCTACGCCGGCGGCTGGGCGATCTGA
- a CDS encoding VOC family protein, giving the protein MSQQIFVNLPVRDLQKSIAFFTQLGFSFNPQFTDATGTCMIVGENIFVMLLTEAKFRTFSPNDICDARKATEVLVCLSMETRARVDEMINAAVMAGGNTYKPPIDLGFMYGHGFQDLDGHVWELAYMDMAALQAPQ; this is encoded by the coding sequence ATGAGCCAGCAGATCTTTGTCAATTTACCCGTGCGCGACCTGCAAAAGTCGATTGCCTTCTTTACCCAGCTGGGCTTTTCCTTCAATCCGCAATTTACCGACGCTACCGGCACCTGCATGATCGTCGGCGAGAACATTTTCGTGATGCTGCTTACCGAAGCCAAGTTTCGCACCTTCTCGCCCAATGACATCTGCGATGCGCGCAAAGCCACCGAAGTGCTGGTGTGCCTGTCGATGGAAACCCGTGCCCGCGTCGATGAAATGATCAATGCCGCGGTGATGGCGGGCGGCAATACCTACAAGCCGCCAATCGACCTGGGCTTCATGTATGGGCATGGCTTCCAGGACCTGGATGGCCATGTCTGGGAACTGGCCTATATGGATATGGCGGCGTTGCAGGCGCCGCAGTGA
- a CDS encoding H-NS histone family protein, with protein sequence MATYKQLLAEKEALEAKLNEVRATEVAGVIDKIRELMTEYGLTAEDILPRRKRGRPAGSSPRKTAAALPPKYMDPKTGKTWSGRGRAPAWLGKRPERFLIEQ encoded by the coding sequence ATGGCGACATACAAGCAACTCCTGGCTGAGAAGGAAGCGCTGGAAGCCAAGCTGAATGAAGTGCGCGCGACCGAAGTGGCCGGCGTGATCGATAAAATCCGCGAACTGATGACCGAATATGGCCTGACCGCGGAAGACATCCTGCCCCGGCGCAAGCGCGGCCGTCCTGCCGGCAGCAGCCCGCGCAAGACCGCAGCCGCCCTGCCCCCGAAGTACATGGATCCCAAGACCGGCAAGACCTGGTCCGGCCGCGGCCGTGCGCCGGCCTGGCTGGGCAAGCGTCCCGAGCGCTTCCTGATCGAGCAGTAA
- a CDS encoding AraC family transcriptional regulator translates to MPQQEPIQAGPLPRDLLHALREGGYDVSALAPAPESDADSDPCDHQPAAHAADPQQAIHLLLAVYHATGDPAIGLWLGSRMPPDLLGLAGLPAMAGPSLGTALRRIARYQKLLAGDRVELRRQGDEAWVCIRPNDPEAPDSRPRIDMELCSLLAFGRRFTRKPLHPLRVSLRIGRPAWHLRYTEAFDCPVRFGEPEDAIVFGRRDLALRLMARDRSSPAAPPASRDLRPAAASLGDVRSALQQLAGDRALSLAAVARHLDISERTLQRRLMAAGTSFRTLCEDARRELAGQYLSEGALSLGEIAFRLGFDDANSFFRAFRRWTGMTPGDYRRHAVPAPQPPA, encoded by the coding sequence ATGCCACAACAAGAGCCTATCCAGGCCGGGCCGTTGCCTCGTGACCTGCTGCACGCGCTGCGTGAAGGCGGTTACGACGTATCGGCACTCGCGCCTGCCCCGGAATCCGACGCCGACTCCGACCCCTGCGACCACCAACCCGCCGCGCATGCGGCCGACCCGCAACAGGCCATCCACCTGCTGCTGGCCGTTTATCACGCCACCGGCGACCCCGCCATCGGGCTGTGGCTGGGCAGCCGGATGCCGCCCGACCTGCTCGGCCTGGCCGGCCTGCCCGCGATGGCCGGCCCGTCGCTGGGCACGGCCTTGCGGCGCATCGCGCGCTACCAGAAGCTGCTCGCCGGCGACCGCGTCGAACTGCGCCGCCAGGGCGACGAAGCCTGGGTCTGCATCCGCCCGAACGATCCCGAGGCGCCCGACAGCCGCCCGCGCATCGACATGGAGCTGTGCTCGCTGCTGGCCTTCGGCCGGCGCTTTACGCGCAAGCCGCTGCATCCGCTGCGGGTGTCGCTGCGCATCGGCCGGCCCGCCTGGCACCTGCGCTATACCGAGGCATTCGACTGCCCGGTGCGCTTCGGCGAGCCGGAAGACGCGATCGTGTTCGGCCGCCGCGACCTGGCGCTGCGGCTGATGGCGCGCGACCGCTCCAGCCCGGCGGCGCCCCCCGCCAGCCGCGACCTGCGGCCGGCCGCGGCCTCGCTCGGCGATGTGCGCAGCGCCCTGCAGCAACTGGCCGGCGACCGCGCGCTGAGCCTGGCCGCGGTGGCGCGCCACCTCGACATCAGCGAGCGCACGCTGCAGCGCCGGCTGATGGCCGCCGGCACCAGCTTCCGCACGCTGTGCGAAGACGCGCGGCGCGAGCTGGCCGGCCAATACCTGAGCGAGGGCGCGCTGTCGCTCGGCGAGATCGCGTTCCGGCTCGGCTTCGACGATGCCAACTCGTTCTTCCGCGCGTTCCGCCGCTGGACCGGCATGACGCCGGGCGACTACCGGCGCCACGCCGTGCCCGCGCCGCAGCCGCCGGCGTAG
- a CDS encoding LysR family transcriptional regulator codes for MDRIGDIGLFLRVLDLGSISAAARSLDLSVAVASQRLQRLERELGVRLLHRTTRRLHATPEGAVLAEQGRALVDDLEALGASLRQAGTGITGTLRVTTSSSFGRLYVSPLLPEFLGQHPGVSLSVNLSDHVLDLVSAGFDLAIRIGALDDSALVARRLANNRRLLCASPDYLRRRGTPRTPQDLARHDCLLLVGSQGRQDVWRLGDGAGGEIAVRVRGRIEANTGELLSDAALAGFGIALHSAWHVCADLQAGRLVQVLPDYPLADTGIYAVMPQRRLVPPRVRAFVDFLAERFGDNPPWEQLRGG; via the coding sequence ATGGACCGGATCGGCGATATTGGCCTGTTTCTGCGGGTGCTCGACCTGGGCTCGATCAGTGCCGCGGCGCGCAGCCTGGACCTGTCGGTGGCGGTGGCGAGCCAGCGGCTGCAGCGGCTGGAACGCGAACTTGGGGTGCGCCTGTTGCATCGCACCACGCGGCGCCTGCACGCCACCCCGGAGGGCGCGGTGCTGGCCGAGCAGGGACGCGCGCTGGTGGACGACCTCGAGGCGCTGGGGGCGTCGTTGCGGCAGGCCGGCACCGGCATCACCGGCACCTTGCGGGTGACCACGTCGTCGTCGTTCGGGCGGCTTTACGTCTCGCCGCTGCTGCCGGAATTCCTGGGGCAACATCCCGGGGTATCGCTCAGCGTCAACCTGAGCGACCACGTGCTGGACCTGGTCAGCGCGGGCTTCGACCTGGCGATCCGCATCGGCGCGCTCGACGACTCGGCGCTGGTCGCACGCCGGTTGGCCAACAACCGGCGGCTGCTGTGCGCGTCGCCCGACTACCTGCGCCGGCGCGGCACGCCGCGCACGCCGCAGGACCTGGCGCGGCACGATTGCCTGCTGCTGGTGGGCAGCCAGGGACGGCAGGATGTATGGCGGCTGGGCGATGGCGCCGGCGGCGAGATTGCCGTGCGCGTGCGCGGCCGGATCGAGGCCAATACCGGCGAGCTGCTGTCCGACGCGGCGCTGGCCGGCTTCGGCATCGCGCTGCATTCGGCCTGGCATGTCTGCGCCGACCTGCAGGCCGGCCGGCTGGTGCAGGTGCTGCCCGACTACCCGCTGGCGGACACCGGCATCTACGCGGTGATGCCGCAGCGGCGGCTGGTGCCGCCGCGCGTGCGTGCCTTCGTCGATTTCCTGGCCGAGCGCTTCGGCGACAACCCGCCGTGGGAGCAACTCCGCGGCGGGTGA